Genomic segment of Oscillatoria salina IIICB1:
TAAGTCGAAAGATGATTTACAAGAGGTGATAACACTGTTGAAACAGGAAGATTTTCCCGTTCCTTTGCAATTCAACAATTATCGTTAATTATCCCAATTATTAGAAGACGTAGCCGTGCTACGTCTCTACTTCAATTTATCTAAATTACCAATCATTCTTAGCTAAATGCTCTAACAGTAAGCGGTGGATAAAAATATAACCACCCCCAACTTTCTGTAAGAAAATTCTCTCGGTTGCATAGTCGAGAAAATGCCGATAATTCCAAGGAATAACGCCACTAAAATAAAGGATTATTCGCAATAATAAGTGTTTGATTACTGCTACACCACCACCAATAAATAAGCCAAAGCTGAAACCAAAAATTCCCCAAAATAAGGGCAGCCAGCCAATTATATAAGCAGCTATTCCCAAAACTATACCGCCAATTAAACCAAAAATTAAGGCATTTTTAGCAGATAACCAAATTCCTTGATTGGGAAACGTGTTTTTTTCGATTACTGCTCCGGTTAAGCCGCGAGTTAAGCCATAAATTATGCCCATACTGAAGCCAAATACCGCACCGCGAAAGAAGGAATAAAAGGGAAAATTTTCTGGTTGAAAAATTTGCCAATGCAGAGGGTTGAAAATTAATTCGTAGGGAAATTTGAGGAGAAATAAAGATAAGGTTCCGATAATTATTCCTAATCTTAGGTGAGTATAAGCTTTTTGCCAAGACCAAGAAATTGTTTCTACTGAGTTAAGTCGATATATACCAAAAATTGCGACAAAAAGCAAGCTACTAAAGATTAAAACTATTAATAATCTGTCACTAGATAGGACTAAATTTCCCACAAAAAAGCCACCCGCGAAAAAGCTGCTAAGTAGCGCGATCGCGTAAATTATTTTTTGCCAGGGAGACAACCATAAATCTGGTTGCATTCGCTCAATCAAAAAGATAGTTTGCGATTGTTTTTTGAGTTGTTTGGCTAACTGAATTAACCAATGTTTGGCTTTAGCTTGAGGATAAGTTTCAGTTACTCGACGACGGGACAACATTCGTTCGATATAAGTATCAAATAAATGAGCGCGTCTGAGGGCAATACTTTGATTGTTTGGCAATTTTGAAGCTGATATTCCTTGATAAGCTAAGACAATTAAAGTTAGAATTAATGGAGATTGGACTAATTCTTGGAGGATTTTATCTTCCGCTAAGGCTGTCTTGACACCAGTTAATTGTTCGCCTGCATTGGCTAAATATTGTTGAATTTGAGCAAGATTTAAAGGTTGTAAACAAATTGCAGCTTGTAAATTTAAGCGGTTGTTTAAGGTTTCATATTCTTTTCGCCGACAGCAGATAACCATCTCAGTAGTGCCGCAATCTTGCTGGAATTTATTAATAGCAGCAACGCAATCTTCCCGGTAGCGATCGCGGACTTCATCTAAACCATCTAAAAATAATAAAATCTGTCTATTTTGTAACCAATTTCTACTAATTTCTGAAGAAACTTGATATTTGCTATTTAATTCGCTGACTAGCCAATCCATAAAATTTTTGTTTGCTTTTGTCCACGAAGAAAGATTAAAAACTACCGGAATTAACGCGTTAACATCAGCAAAAGCTTGCTCTAAGAATTGCCGACAAATCTCAAGCAAAGTTGTTGTTTTTCCCCCACCAGGTTCGCCTAAAATTAGCAAACTACGCCCCGTTCCCATTTCCTGAAATAAATCGCTAATTTTTACTTCAGTAGGTAAAGATTGGGATAATTCTGATTGATTTAACCAGACCATTCCCCAAGGATGTTCGACTAGATCGCCGCGATTTTCTAAGCCTAATTCTATTAAAGCACGACCGTGTAAAGAACTTTCGAGAACACCTTTAATCCAGTAATTTTTCACCTTGTTAAGGAGAATTTGGCGATCGCGGTAAAAGCGACTACTCAGTTGAGGAGAAACCTTGACATTTGACTGTATTTGTGTTATTGCAGGTTCTTGAACTAAAATTTGATAGACTTTAATCGGTTCGAGAATATTTTTTAATTGTTTCTCTCCTAAATAAGTTATTGGTAGTTTAATTTGCGACTTAACTACTTCATAAACCGCTTGAGATAAACAAATACCACCAGGAGGAGAAAGAGGTTCTAAACGCGCCGCAATATTAACCCCATTACCCATAACATCATCTGCTTCAATTAACACATCACCTAAATGAATTCCGATGCGATGTAAAAGGCTATCTTGGTTAATTAAAGTAGTTTGGTTATTAGCCAAACTTCCTTGAATTTCAATAGCACAATTAACCGCATTCACTGCACTACTAAAATACATCAACAAGCCATCACCAGTAGATTTAATTACCGAACCACTAAATTGTTGACAAGAGGTTCGCATTAACTGTAAGTCGCGGCGAATTAAATTTACAGTATCTTCTTCATTTACCGACATTTTCGCACTAAAACCCACACTATCAGTAAACACGATCGCTGCGAGCGCGCGTTGAGTTTGTCTCGTGATTTCCGCAGTAGGAACCAAGGAAGGATTTACTGTTTTCGCCTCAGATGATAAACTAGAAAAGTCACCAGTAAAATTAGCTAAAGCTTGTAAAACCTCTCTCACAGATTGGTAGCGATCGCGAAAATCATAACGCACCATGCAGTCGATAATTTCTAGTAACTCAATATCCTCTTGCTGTTGAGAAGTTAACCGATTGCGCCAGATCGATTCACCAGTTTCTTGATTTGCGGGTAACTGTTGAGGTAAAATACCAGTTAACGCCTGAATGCCGATCCGTCCCACTGCATAAAGATCGCTCGAAAAATGCGGTTGACCACTCATTTGTTCGCTCGGCATATAACCAGGAGTGCCGACAGCGATCGTCAAACTTACTTCGCCTTGAGAGTTAATAGTTTGGGTACTAATTTGTTTCACTGCCCCAAAATCAATTAATACCAATTTCCGATCTATTTCACGTCGGATTAAATTAGCTGGTTTCAAATCGCGATGAATTACTCCAGCATCATGTACAAACTCTAAAATAGAGAGAATTTCTAATAATAAATTAGCAACCTGTAGTGTATTAAATCGTTTTCCTGGTAGCAATTCTTCTTGCAGACTATTGCCCGGAATATATTCCTGAACCAAATAAAACTCTTTATTTTCCTCAAAATAAGCAAACAAACGAGGAATTCGATCGTGATTACCTAACTGAGATAAAGTTTGGGCTTCGGTGTTAAATAAACGTCTTGCTATTTGCAAACATTCCGGTTCCTTGGAATAAGGTGACAGTCGTTTAACTACACAGTGAGGATGATTAGGTAAATCTAAATCTTGAGCAAGATAAGTTTCCCCAAAGCCACCTTTTGCTAAAGCTTTGATAATTTGATAGCGTTTGCGGAGTGTTGTGCCAAGCATAGATATTTAAGATTGAGTACCCGCATTTACCAGTTTATCTCGAAAAGGTAAAAGAGGAAATTGTTAGCACCTTCTCAGTTTCGACTTATTTTCAGGTTTTGCTGACTTATGAAAGTCGCCCAGCCAATTAATTTTTTCGAGCGAAAACTTAGCTAAAATTAGATTTTTCTTGAAAAAATTACTTAGTTTGAAAGATATTTTGCACCATTGTTTTATCAACACTAGCTGCCGCTTTGTCAAGTTCTTCTACTTCCCCAGAGTCTAATTTCCAACCCAAAGCGCCAAGATTTTGTTTAGCCTGTTCGGGATTTTTGGCACCAGGAATGGGTATAGTTTCTTTACATATACACCAATTAATTGCTATCTGAGACATAGTTTTATTTCTAGATTCAGCGATCGCTTGCAAACAAGATAAAAGTGGTTTAACGCCAGGTAAGATTTGCCGAAAGACAAAACCTCTAATTCCTGGAGGAAGAGAACCTTTTTCGGAGTATTTTCCCGTTAATATGCCCAAAGCGAGGGGACTATAAGCAATTAATTTAATTCCCAGTTCATCGCAAACTTCTTTTAGCCCTAACTCAGTAATTGGATAGGTAGAGAGAAGAGAATATTGAACTTGTAAAGTAGTAATCGGAACTCCGCGATCGCGGAATTTTTGATAAACTTTTTTTAGACGTTTGGGTCCATAATTCGATAAACCAACTCCTTTGACTTCCCCTTGTTCGTACAAATCAGCTAAACCATCTAATAATTGCCATTCTTGCCAAGGAAAATAGTTTGCCGTTGACCAGTGCATTTGCACCAAATCGACATTTCTACCTAACCTTTTAGCTGAAGCTTTACAGGCAGAAATCATCGAATTGCGGGTTAATCTCCAAGGGTAAGGTGCTAGTTTAGTAGCGAGACAAATTCGCTCAGAATTTAAACCCGAATACTCTGTCGAAAATTGTCCTAAAAGACTCTCGCTGCGTCCATTTAATTTTCCGGTTCCGTAGGAATCACCTGTATCAAATAAAGTAACTCCATTACTCACACAAAGGTTAAAAACTTCTTGGAGTTGCCGATCCATACTGCGATCGTAACCCCAAAGTAATCGGTTTCCCCACGCCCAAGTTCCACACCCCATTGGTGGTAGATTTAATTGTTGATTTGTAGACATAATCAGTAGCAGTGAACAGTTAGCAAGTAGCCGCATTTACCAGTGAACAGTTAGCAAGCAGTTATCAGTAGATATTGGAAGATATTGGAGACAAGAAGCAATGTTCCCTGTTCACTATTTACTGTTAACTGTTCCCTGGTAACTGATAACTGTTAACTGTTCACTGATAACTGCTCACTGAAAATCCCCCGTGGTTGCCCCGACAAGTCTTTTACAAGCCAGACAAAACTTCCTTGGCTACAGCAAGAGTACGATCGATATCTTCGTCGGTATGAGCTAAAGAAGTAAAACCTGCTTCAAATTGAGAAGGAGCCAAATAAACGCCTCGTTCTAACATACCGCGATGGAAACGACCAAACTTAGCCAAGTCCGATTTTTTCGCATCGTCGTAATTATGAACTTCTTCGCCTGTAAAGAACATTCCAAACATAGCGCTGAGACTGCCACCAGTCACTGCATGACCAGTTTGTGTAGCAATTTGCAGCAAGCCCTCGATCAGTTTTTTGGTAATGCGATCGAGATGTTCGTAAGTTCCGGGTTTTTGCAATAATTCTAGGGTTTTGATTCCTGCTGTCATTGCTAGAGGATTACCCGAAAGCGTTCCGGCTTGGTACATCGGTCCGGCAGGTGCGACCATTGACATGATATCTTTACGTCCGCCGTAGGCTCCTACGGGTAGTCCGCCACCGATAACTTTACCGAGGGTGGTTAAGTCGGGAGTAACGCCAAATTTTTCTTGTGCGCCACCGTAGGCGATGCGAAATCCGGTCATTACTTCGTCAAAAACGAGCAGTGCGCCGTTTTCCTGGGTCAGGAGGCGCAAACCTTCCAAAAAGCCTGCATCGGGGATAATAAAGCCAGAATTACCGACAACTGGTTCGAGGATTACTCCGGCAATTTCATCGGGGTTGTCAGCAAAAAGTTGTTTAACGGCTTCGAGGTCGTTGTAGGGTGCGGTCAAAGTGCTAGCAGTGGCTGATTTAGGTACGCCAGGAGAGTCAGGTAAACCGAGGGTTGCAACCCCCGAACCGGCTTTGACGAGGAACATATCAGCGTGACCGTGATAGCAGCCTTCAAATTTGATAATTTTATCGCGACCTGTAAAAGCACGCATCAGTCGCAGTACAGCCATACAAGCTTCGGTACCGGAGTTAACAAAGCGTACCATTTCAATGCTGGGTACGGCTTCGATGACCATTTCTGCGAGGACGTTTTCTTGGGCTGAAGGTGCGCCAAAACTCGTACCTTTTTCGAGAGTTTCGTGCAAAGCGGCGATAACTTCCGGGTGAGCATGACCGCAAATAGCAGGTCCCCAAGTGCCTACATAGTCGATGTACTGGTTGTCATCAACATCCCAAATGTAAGCTCCTTTGACGCGATCGAAGACGATGGGCTGTCCGCCTACGGATTTAAATGCCCGTACTGGAGAGCTAACACCTCCGGGCATCAGCTTTTGAGCGGCAGCAAAAATTTCTTCCGATCTAGTGGTTTTAAAAGAAGTGGTGGTAATCAACGCTCTCTCCTTAGTTAGATGCGTAGAAACTTATCTTTACAGCAGATTAGCTTTTAGTGTTCACAAATTCTAGTAAATTTTGGTGCTTTTTTGGGCTGGAGCGATCGCGTTCGCTGGTTTTGCTCGCCACGATCGTCTGGCTCAAAGTTCTTCTGTCTCTGCTGGGAAGGGAATTTTTGAGGAAAAATAAGATTTGTATTCAAGTTAATTGTTAACGGCGATCGCCACTCCTGACTACCCTCTTTGCCGATTGCTTATTCGTAGTCTGGGCTGAGATAGACTAAGTTGTCTCCTAACATCTTCCGTTGATAGTCGCAACTCGATAAGAAATTGACAATCTCTTGCTCTGAGAGTCCCCGTTTGGCGAGATGAACCGGATGAAGCTCTAGGGCGATCGCTTTGACTCGATGTGTCTCAAACAATTCCTTGCTACCTAAAATCGCTTCGTACTCAAATCCTTCGATATCTATTTTCAGTAAGTCGCAGGTGGCGATCGCTTGTTGCTCGAATAATTCTGTTAAGGTGAGCGCGATCGTTTCTTGTTTTGGTTGAGAGAAGCGAGAAATTTTTGTCGCCCCAGTGGAACCTGTGTTCATGTCTGGGGAAATGTATAATGTCACTGTTTCAGATTGATCGGAAACTGCTACTGACAAAATTGTCACATTCTCACAATTATTTAAGCGCAGGTTTTCTCTCAAGATTGGTTGCAAACGTTCTTGGGGTTCGACGGCGATTATTTTACCTTCACTGCCGACTAAATTTGACGCGATCGCGGTAAAATATCCTTCGTTAGCTCCTAATTCTACGCAAATATTTCCCGGACGCAAATAAGTTTTTAACACTGCGCGCATTCCTGATTCGTAGACACCATTTTTGAATAATTGGTATCCCAAACAAGAAGAAATATCTACAAAAAACGTTCCATCGTTAGTAGTGATATTTGTCCGGCGGAACCCCAAACTTTTTTTGATGAAAGACGCCAAGAATTCCGGACGCAGTTTCATCAGTATTCCGGCGGCTTTTCTCTGAAATAAATTTACCGAGCTTTCACTTTTCTCTGGGGAAAATAAAGTTGGGTTTGTTATCGAAATAGTAGAGGGATTTTTCATAATTGTTTCACCCAAGGATCTTATTTGGTTTAATCCCTGTTATATTTGTTTTCTCATCTAAGCTCGCCCAAAAATTTACAAATATTCAAGAAAACTAAATATTCGCGGAAAAAAAAACCGAAAAATGGCGATCGCAGCTTACCATAAAGAAAGTGAAAGCAAAACATTTAGATTAGATAGTCTCATAGTTAGATGTCAGAGCGAGAAGTTACTACCCCAATTTTACCGATCCCCATAGGCGAAATTCGTTATAACGAGCAAGGATTAGTTCCCGCGATCGCCCAAGATTATCTTGACGGTACGATCTTGATGATGGCTTGGATGAATCGAGAGTCGTTACAGAAAACCATTGAAACCGGGGAAACTTGGTATTGGAGTCGCTCTCGTCAAGAATTATGGCACAAGGGCGCAACTTCTGGTCATATTCAAAAAGTACGCAGTCTCCGTTACGATTGCGACAGCGATGCTATTTTGGTCAGTATAGAACAAATTGGCGACATTGCTTGTCACACCGGAGAGCGCAGTTGTTTTCATCAGGTAGAAGGGAAAAAAGTCGCTCCACCAGCAGATACTTTATCAGGATTATATGACATTATTCGCGATCGCCGCGATCGTCCTAGTCCAGATTCTTACACTTGCAAATTACTTGCAGGTGGAGATAACAAAATCCTTAAAAAAATTGGTGAAGAAGCCGCAGAAGTGGTAATGGCTTGTAAAGATAACGATCGAGAGGCGATCGCGGCTGAAGTTGCAGATTTGTTCTACCACGCTTTGGTTGCTCTGGCTTATCATAATGTCCAGTTGCGAGATGTTTATCGAGTCTTACAACAACGGCGCAAATAAATTTTGCTCTAATCTTGACGTGTTTATTACCTCTAAGTCAGTAATTAGGTACTATGGTAACTAACTCTCAGCCCGAAAATAAGAACCTGAATACTTACAAACCTGAATTTCCTGGTAGCCCAGTTTCTCTTGATTCACCATTTTATATCGAACGAAAACCTTGGGAAGACCAAGCCTATGCTGAACTCACTAAACCGGGCAGTTTAATTCGGGTTCGAGCGCCGAAAAAAATGGGCAAAAGTTCCCTAATGCTGCGTCTGATCGCTCAAAGCTCTGCTTTGGGATATCAGGTTGCCACAATAGATTTTCAACAAGCAGATCGGGAAATTTTTGCTAATACCAATAAATTTTTTCGCTGGCTTTGTCGAATGGTAGCCCGGCAACTAAAGATTTTGCCTAATCTAGATGATTATTGGGATGAAGATTTAGGAAGTAAACTAAGTTCTACCATCTACTTTGAGAGTTATTTATTTGAGCAAATTGAAACCCCTTTAGTTGTAGTCTTGAATGAAGTAAACTTGGTTTTTGAACATCCGGAAATTGCTCAGGATTTTTTGCCTTTGTTGCGATTTTGGCACGAACAAGCTAGACATAATGAAATTTGGCAAAAACTCCATTTGATCGTCATTCACTCGACAGAAGTTTATGTATCTTTAAGCATTAATAAATCCCCATTTAATGTGGGATTATCTTTGAAATTGCCAGAATTTTCTTGGGCAGAAGTTCAAGATTTAGCCCAACGTTATCAACTTAATTTAACCGATGCCCAAATCGAGCAATTAACAGAAATGTTGGGAGGACATCCCTATTTAGTTCATCTGGCTTTTTATCATCTACACAATCAAACTTTTATCCTAGAAAAATTGTTAGAAACAGCGCCAACTCAAACAGGAATCTATAGACAACATCTGCAAAATATGTGGGTAACACTGCAAGAGCAGCTAGAATTAGGGGCAGCAGTACAAAAAGTTATCGCTAGTCAAGATTGGGTGCAGTTAGAGCCAATAGTTGCCTATCAATTAGAAAGTATGGGTTTAGTCAAATTAGACGGTAATTTAGCCAAGATTGATTGCGATTTATATCGTCTCTATTTCCAAGGGCAAAATTTAGCTGCTGCTACCGATCGCTCCCTTCGTTTACAAAAGTTAGAACAAGAAAATAACGATCTAAAAGTTATTGCTAATCTAGATCCTCTCACGAAAATTGCCAATCGCCGACAGTTCGATCGCTGTTTAGAAATTAAATGGAACCAGATGGCAGAAGAAGCTGCACCTTTGTCTTTAATTTTAGGCGATATAGATTATTTTAAATATTATAACGACACTTATGGACACCAAGTAGGAGATGATTGCTTACGCCAAATAGCGCAAAAAATTTCTAATTTATTAGAGGATTCTCAGCAAATGGTAGCACGGATTGGCGGTGAAGAGTTTGCTGTAATTTTGCCTCGAACTGATGTTAATAATGCCATGAGAATTGCCGAAAAAATTAGGGTAGGTATTCTGGATATTGCTATACCTTTTATGCCCAATCAAATTGGTGGCTTACCAAGTAATGTAATTAGCTTAAGCTTAGGTGTGGCAAGTATGATACCTAGCTCTCAAAATGATTTGACAAGCTTATTTGTGGCGGCTGATGCGGCTCTTTATGAGTCTAAGAAAAATGGGCGTAATTGTACGACTTTAAGTTCTGGTTTAGATTTGGAAAAAGATTAGATTTGACTAGTGTAACCCCGAGCTTTCCACCTGCTGAGAGTACGAGCAGTTAACACTGTTCGACTGGTAGGAATCGCCCGAGGATGTCAAAAACTGAATTTAGTCTTACTCGCTAGGAAGGGTTTGGCTGGAGTAAGCATCCATTCCATAAGCGGGAGTGCGCTTGCTGTAGTCGGTGGCTTGGGCGGTTACGCTGACGGCGATTTTCTCGAAGCCTTCGGAACGCCAGTTACGCTCGTGGATGGGCTTGGTTTGTTCGCCTCGGAAGTATGCTTGAGTGCCGATTACTGCTGCTGCTACCCAACCAACGACGATTAAGCTAATTAAAATTGCCATAGTATCTACCTCTGTTGTTAATTTTTTGTTTAGTTTTATTGCTTTCTGTAAATTAATATAACAATTACTTGCAAAAGTGTCAAGAGATAAGTAAAGGTCATTGAGTTGATGAGCGCGATCGCACATTCGCTCCAGATATGGCAAAATTAGGATACCGAGCAGGATTGTTGCCGCAGCCAC
This window contains:
- the hisIE gene encoding bifunctional phosphoribosyl-AMP cyclohydrolase/phosphoribosyl-ATP diphosphatase HisIE, whose translation is MSEREVTTPILPIPIGEIRYNEQGLVPAIAQDYLDGTILMMAWMNRESLQKTIETGETWYWSRSRQELWHKGATSGHIQKVRSLRYDCDSDAILVSIEQIGDIACHTGERSCFHQVEGKKVAPPADTLSGLYDIIRDRRDRPSPDSYTCKLLAGGDNKILKKIGEEAAEVVMACKDNDREAIAAEVADLFYHALVALAYHNVQLRDVYRVLQQRRK
- a CDS encoding aldo/keto reductase, coding for MSTNQQLNLPPMGCGTWAWGNRLLWGYDRSMDRQLQEVFNLCVSNGVTLFDTGDSYGTGKLNGRSESLLGQFSTEYSGLNSERICLATKLAPYPWRLTRNSMISACKASAKRLGRNVDLVQMHWSTANYFPWQEWQLLDGLADLYEQGEVKGVGLSNYGPKRLKKVYQKFRDRGVPITTLQVQYSLLSTYPITELGLKEVCDELGIKLIAYSPLALGILTGKYSEKGSLPPGIRGFVFRQILPGVKPLLSCLQAIAESRNKTMSQIAINWCICKETIPIPGAKNPEQAKQNLGALGWKLDSGEVEELDKAAASVDKTMVQNIFQTK
- a CDS encoding photosystem II protein, Psb35-related, with amino-acid sequence MAILISLIVVGWVAAAVIGTQAYFRGEQTKPIHERNWRSEGFEKIAVSVTAQATDYSKRTPAYGMDAYSSQTLPSE
- a CDS encoding FkbM family methyltransferase — translated: MKNPSTISITNPTLFSPEKSESSVNLFQRKAAGILMKLRPEFLASFIKKSLGFRRTNITTNDGTFFVDISSCLGYQLFKNGVYESGMRAVLKTYLRPGNICVELGANEGYFTAIASNLVGSEGKIIAVEPQERLQPILRENLRLNNCENVTILSVAVSDQSETVTLYISPDMNTGSTGATKISRFSQPKQETIALTLTELFEQQAIATCDLLKIDIEGFEYEAILGSKELFETHRVKAIALELHPVHLAKRGLSEQEIVNFLSSCDYQRKMLGDNLVYLSPDYE
- the hemL gene encoding glutamate-1-semialdehyde 2,1-aminomutase; translated protein: MTTTSFKTTRSEEIFAAAQKLMPGGVSSPVRAFKSVGGQPIVFDRVKGAYIWDVDDNQYIDYVGTWGPAICGHAHPEVIAALHETLEKGTSFGAPSAQENVLAEMVIEAVPSIEMVRFVNSGTEACMAVLRLMRAFTGRDKIIKFEGCYHGHADMFLVKAGSGVATLGLPDSPGVPKSATASTLTAPYNDLEAVKQLFADNPDEIAGVILEPVVGNSGFIIPDAGFLEGLRLLTQENGALLVFDEVMTGFRIAYGGAQEKFGVTPDLTTLGKVIGGGLPVGAYGGRKDIMSMVAPAGPMYQAGTLSGNPLAMTAGIKTLELLQKPGTYEHLDRITKKLIEGLLQIATQTGHAVTGGSLSAMFGMFFTGEEVHNYDDAKKSDLAKFGRFHRGMLERGVYLAPSQFEAGFTSLAHTDEDIDRTLAVAKEVLSGL
- a CDS encoding AAA-like domain-containing protein is translated as MVTNSQPENKNLNTYKPEFPGSPVSLDSPFYIERKPWEDQAYAELTKPGSLIRVRAPKKMGKSSLMLRLIAQSSALGYQVATIDFQQADREIFANTNKFFRWLCRMVARQLKILPNLDDYWDEDLGSKLSSTIYFESYLFEQIETPLVVVLNEVNLVFEHPEIAQDFLPLLRFWHEQARHNEIWQKLHLIVIHSTEVYVSLSINKSPFNVGLSLKLPEFSWAEVQDLAQRYQLNLTDAQIEQLTEMLGGHPYLVHLAFYHLHNQTFILEKLLETAPTQTGIYRQHLQNMWVTLQEQLELGAAVQKVIASQDWVQLEPIVAYQLESMGLVKLDGNLAKIDCDLYRLYFQGQNLAAATDRSLRLQKLEQENNDLKVIANLDPLTKIANRRQFDRCLEIKWNQMAEEAAPLSLILGDIDYFKYYNDTYGHQVGDDCLRQIAQKISNLLEDSQQMVARIGGEEFAVILPRTDVNNAMRIAEKIRVGILDIAIPFMPNQIGGLPSNVISLSLGVASMIPSSQNDLTSLFVAADAALYESKKNGRNCTTLSSGLDLEKD
- a CDS encoding protein kinase domain-containing protein, which encodes MLGTTLRKRYQIIKALAKGGFGETYLAQDLDLPNHPHCVVKRLSPYSKEPECLQIARRLFNTEAQTLSQLGNHDRIPRLFAYFEENKEFYLVQEYIPGNSLQEELLPGKRFNTLQVANLLLEILSILEFVHDAGVIHRDLKPANLIRREIDRKLVLIDFGAVKQISTQTINSQGEVSLTIAVGTPGYMPSEQMSGQPHFSSDLYAVGRIGIQALTGILPQQLPANQETGESIWRNRLTSQQQEDIELLEIIDCMVRYDFRDRYQSVREVLQALANFTGDFSSLSSEAKTVNPSLVPTAEITRQTQRALAAIVFTDSVGFSAKMSVNEEDTVNLIRRDLQLMRTSCQQFSGSVIKSTGDGLLMYFSSAVNAVNCAIEIQGSLANNQTTLINQDSLLHRIGIHLGDVLIEADDVMGNGVNIAARLEPLSPPGGICLSQAVYEVVKSQIKLPITYLGEKQLKNILEPIKVYQILVQEPAITQIQSNVKVSPQLSSRFYRDRQILLNKVKNYWIKGVLESSLHGRALIELGLENRGDLVEHPWGMVWLNQSELSQSLPTEVKISDLFQEMGTGRSLLILGEPGGGKTTTLLEICRQFLEQAFADVNALIPVVFNLSSWTKANKNFMDWLVSELNSKYQVSSEISRNWLQNRQILLFLDGLDEVRDRYREDCVAAINKFQQDCGTTEMVICCRRKEYETLNNRLNLQAAICLQPLNLAQIQQYLANAGEQLTGVKTALAEDKILQELVQSPLILTLIVLAYQGISASKLPNNQSIALRRAHLFDTYIERMLSRRRVTETYPQAKAKHWLIQLAKQLKKQSQTIFLIERMQPDLWLSPWQKIIYAIALLSSFFAGGFFVGNLVLSSDRLLIVLIFSSLLFVAIFGIYRLNSVETISWSWQKAYTHLRLGIIIGTLSLFLLKFPYELIFNPLHWQIFQPENFPFYSFFRGAVFGFSMGIIYGLTRGLTGAVIEKNTFPNQGIWLSAKNALIFGLIGGIVLGIAAYIIGWLPLFWGIFGFSFGLFIGGGVAVIKHLLLRIILYFSGVIPWNYRHFLDYATERIFLQKVGGGYIFIHRLLLEHLAKNDW